Proteins co-encoded in one Vibrio sp. SNU_ST1 genomic window:
- a CDS encoding response regulator: MSTRMVWNNLSVKHKLFGLVLLPISLLLFLAGRQAYFLTTQLSDFERTNQLSVYLQDISVLYRSSLATSPEEFENQSKQVKAELKQLSPIIFLNVSDDMNQLVADFSEATLSTMEATDTYDKLDALEWQSDLYKQLLLEIEKVPFENTKQGIQQHLSALQQLEWLMFWSNEEFKLSASLFDIYQDHQEYDSELAELVESLSARQVLFLERFVSLNANAHQVSLMIEVFKDEAFMKSQEIRHGLHSASTIVALTPQEITTGLNAMSARLNLLQNLGDVIKQEFQTEVDQAISDAQMERTLFISIVALLATIVMGLTLSLARQVTNNLNLVLDFLKSESDETRPSLDKLIQGKDELSLFAQQVERLTIERELAKEKLTIAKEDAERAKEDAEKAKDHAIQASKAKSSFLANMSHEIRTPLNGVIGISEILSDTPLTPTQRDYVDTIETSSQLLLSLINDILDFSKIESGMLLISPHSASIRESIYDIASIVSPKAKEQNIGVNVEISPNTPSRVMIDDHRLRQVLMNFMSNAVKFTAEGGVTLSITTLNKSESDVTIRFSVQDSGIGIDKEQQKQIFEPFAQEDDSTTRQFGGTGLGLAISTQLVELMGGKIQLDSVKGEGSCFYFELELPIDLDTPKPSPATTDIYILGNEKGISERIENDLNFFGLKVAQRSNEASLVTYQLIANKYDKPVTVIFAEDDTFQASDYSNDLDTLHKNGITICLIRSFLSDPADIGQCITAQVSQPLLGLRLVKAIELCDSQGLVGLCDEKQVSEVIHHKILIVEDNKINQKIAGLHVGKSGFEFEFANNGQEAVDIFSANPHYAAILMDCMMPVMDGFEATANIRRIEKETKASRRIPIIALTASVIDDDIQKCFDVGMDDYVPKPFKFEMLKEKILTAVEEVPLPPSSLTASTQSSDKQAISAHSTATPIHAAKQSLTLPETSEEDAVPSKSERILLVEDNRVNQKVASVMLKKAGYAFEIADNGQIAVDMYQKDHSFDVILMDCMMPVKDGFTATKEIRAHEKNLGLSKTPIIALTASVIDDDIQRCFDSGMDGYVPKPVRKEKLFHQIESATC; the protein is encoded by the coding sequence ATGTCGACACGCATGGTCTGGAATAATCTTTCAGTAAAGCACAAACTTTTCGGATTAGTTCTTCTCCCTATCTCATTGCTGCTTTTCCTCGCAGGAAGACAAGCCTATTTTCTTACAACACAGTTAAGCGATTTTGAACGCACCAATCAGTTGTCTGTATATCTGCAAGATATTTCAGTCTTGTATCGAAGTTCTCTGGCCACTAGCCCCGAAGAGTTTGAGAATCAAAGCAAGCAAGTAAAGGCAGAACTAAAACAGCTGTCACCCATCATTTTTTTAAACGTTTCGGATGATATGAATCAACTGGTGGCGGACTTCAGTGAAGCGACCCTATCCACGATGGAAGCGACGGACACTTACGACAAGTTGGACGCTCTTGAATGGCAGAGTGATTTATACAAGCAGCTGTTGCTTGAGATAGAAAAAGTCCCATTCGAAAATACCAAGCAGGGAATTCAACAGCACCTATCCGCGCTTCAACAATTAGAGTGGTTGATGTTCTGGTCTAATGAGGAGTTTAAGCTCAGCGCTTCACTCTTCGATATTTACCAAGACCATCAAGAATATGATTCTGAACTTGCTGAGTTGGTTGAAAGCCTCAGTGCTAGGCAAGTTTTGTTCTTAGAAAGATTTGTATCCTTAAATGCCAATGCACATCAAGTTTCACTCATGATTGAAGTATTTAAAGATGAGGCTTTTATGAAAAGCCAAGAGATACGTCATGGGCTTCATAGCGCATCCACAATAGTCGCCCTTACCCCACAAGAGATCACTACTGGACTAAATGCGATGAGTGCTCGACTAAATCTATTGCAGAATTTAGGTGATGTCATCAAACAAGAATTCCAAACAGAAGTAGATCAAGCTATCTCCGATGCTCAGATGGAGCGAACACTATTTATTTCTATCGTCGCTTTACTCGCTACCATCGTGATGGGGTTGACCTTGAGCTTAGCGAGACAAGTCACTAACAACCTGAACTTAGTGTTAGATTTCTTGAAAAGCGAAAGTGATGAAACTCGCCCTTCTTTGGACAAACTGATTCAAGGTAAAGACGAACTCAGCCTATTTGCTCAGCAAGTAGAGCGACTCACCATCGAACGAGAGCTTGCAAAAGAGAAGCTGACGATAGCGAAAGAAGATGCAGAGCGAGCCAAAGAGGACGCCGAAAAAGCGAAAGACCATGCGATACAAGCTAGCAAAGCGAAAAGTAGCTTCTTGGCCAATATGTCTCATGAAATTCGAACCCCACTGAATGGCGTTATCGGTATTTCGGAGATCCTGTCAGACACACCACTTACACCAACACAACGTGATTATGTCGATACTATCGAAACCTCTTCTCAGTTACTGCTGAGCTTAATCAATGACATCCTAGATTTCTCTAAAATAGAGTCCGGCATGTTACTGATTAGCCCACATTCCGCTTCCATCCGTGAATCCATATACGATATTGCCTCTATCGTATCCCCTAAAGCGAAAGAACAGAACATCGGCGTAAACGTCGAGATTAGCCCCAACACCCCATCACGGGTCATGATTGATGACCACCGATTAAGACAGGTGTTGATGAATTTCATGTCGAATGCTGTAAAGTTTACCGCTGAAGGGGGTGTAACCCTATCGATCACCACTCTCAACAAATCAGAGAGTGACGTAACTATTCGATTTTCCGTGCAAGACTCAGGGATCGGTATCGATAAAGAGCAACAAAAGCAGATATTCGAACCCTTCGCCCAAGAAGATGACTCAACCACTCGCCAATTTGGTGGTACAGGCCTTGGGTTAGCAATCAGTACCCAGCTTGTGGAACTGATGGGCGGGAAAATTCAGTTGGACTCAGTGAAAGGCGAAGGTAGCTGTTTCTACTTTGAACTTGAATTGCCAATCGACTTGGATACTCCAAAACCAAGCCCAGCTACCACCGATATTTATATACTCGGTAACGAAAAAGGAATATCAGAGCGTATTGAAAATGACCTTAACTTTTTCGGTCTAAAAGTGGCACAACGCTCAAACGAAGCTTCCTTAGTCACCTATCAGCTCATAGCAAACAAATACGACAAACCTGTCACTGTTATTTTTGCAGAAGACGATACATTCCAAGCGAGTGACTACTCGAATGACTTAGATACCTTGCACAAGAATGGCATCACCATTTGTCTAATTCGCTCATTCTTAAGCGATCCCGCAGATATTGGACAATGTATTACCGCACAGGTCTCTCAGCCACTACTCGGCTTACGCTTAGTAAAAGCGATTGAACTTTGTGATTCGCAAGGTTTAGTCGGCTTGTGTGACGAAAAACAAGTATCTGAGGTTATTCATCACAAGATCCTTATCGTTGAAGATAATAAGATTAACCAGAAAATTGCCGGACTTCACGTAGGCAAAAGTGGCTTCGAATTTGAATTCGCAAACAATGGTCAAGAAGCCGTGGATATATTCAGTGCGAACCCACATTACGCTGCGATCTTGATGGACTGTATGATGCCAGTGATGGATGGTTTTGAAGCCACGGCGAATATTCGCCGTATAGAAAAAGAAACCAAAGCATCACGACGCATCCCTATCATTGCGTTAACAGCCAGTGTAATTGATGACGATATCCAAAAATGCTTTGACGTGGGTATGGACGACTACGTTCCGAAACCATTCAAGTTTGAGATGCTAAAAGAAAAGATCTTAACCGCTGTTGAAGAGGTGCCTCTGCCACCTTCATCTCTTACCGCCTCTACACAGTCATCAGACAAGCAAGCTATCTCAGCCCACTCCACAGCGACACCTATTCATGCAGCGAAGCAGAGCCTTACGTTACCAGAAACATCTGAGGAAGATGCAGTACCAAGTAAATCAGAAAGAATACTATTGGTCGAAGACAACCGCGTTAACCAAAAGGTTGCCTCAGTGATGCTCAAAAAGGCTGGCTATGCTTTTGAAATCGCGGATAACGGTCAAATTGCTGTCGACATGTACCAAAAAGATCACAGCTTCGACGTTATTTTAATGGATTGTATGATGCCAGTGAAAGATGGTTTTACCGCAACCAAGGAGATTCGTGCACACGAAAAAAACTTAGGCTTAAGCAAAACTCCTATCATCGCGCTTACCGCGAGTGTTATCGATGATGACATACAAAGATGCTTTGATTCAGGTATGGATGGATATGTACCAAAGCCTGTCAGGAAAGAAAAGCTATTCCATCAAATTGAAAGTGCGACCTGTTAG
- a CDS encoding sulfate ABC transporter permease: MKKIITSVLCASLTSPAFAIIEITDNLSLSGFGSTSWAKSDNKNPLVINRGFTDENCYDCDTTFGVQLDYFYNSFKASVQVVKAPQFEWSDPQLEWAYLGYEFGDFDASIGRLRIPLFLASEYYYVGQAYMTARPPTEVYNAVLGITAFNGIKVSWTHDVSDEATLLLSPFFGIKDKNEVDFNSTTELEFETNRMFGANLQLSGDDYRWNLSFLDSNFDQTTKIKNVGALPTADNQHIQLWSLGAEYEFGQTVFASEGQISDFSSSLYVSLGYHLNAFTPYVVYGAQFNGNEHLEGNSYLIGVDYDLLSNVSINGEVQFFETRKSNGAFINTPTGDTDALLYTIMLSFVF; the protein is encoded by the coding sequence ATGAAAAAGATAATTACATCAGTGCTATGTGCTTCACTTACTTCTCCCGCATTCGCGATTATAGAGATAACCGACAACCTTTCGTTAAGCGGATTTGGCTCAACATCTTGGGCTAAATCAGATAACAAAAATCCATTAGTAATTAATCGTGGCTTTACTGATGAAAACTGTTACGACTGTGACACCACGTTTGGTGTTCAGCTCGATTATTTCTACAACTCATTTAAAGCGTCGGTACAAGTTGTGAAAGCACCACAATTTGAGTGGAGTGACCCGCAACTAGAATGGGCTTATCTCGGCTATGAATTTGGTGATTTTGATGCCAGCATCGGACGCTTAAGGATCCCTCTGTTTCTTGCCTCTGAATACTATTACGTTGGTCAAGCTTACATGACAGCTAGGCCTCCAACAGAGGTTTATAATGCCGTGCTAGGTATCACCGCGTTCAATGGTATCAAGGTCAGTTGGACTCATGATGTAAGCGACGAAGCGACATTATTACTATCACCGTTTTTCGGTATCAAAGATAAGAATGAAGTCGACTTCAATTCGACAACCGAGCTGGAATTCGAAACGAATCGAATGTTTGGCGCAAACCTCCAATTAAGCGGTGACGATTATCGCTGGAACCTATCTTTCCTTGATTCAAATTTCGATCAAACGACAAAAATTAAAAACGTTGGCGCCCTTCCTACAGCAGACAATCAACATATCCAACTTTGGTCGCTAGGCGCTGAATATGAATTTGGCCAAACCGTATTTGCGAGCGAAGGTCAAATTAGCGACTTCTCTTCATCATTATACGTAAGCCTTGGTTACCACTTGAATGCATTCACACCTTATGTCGTATACGGCGCACAATTTAACGGCAATGAACACTTAGAAGGGAATAGCTACTTAATTGGTGTAGATTACGACTTACTGTCAAATGTATCTATCAATGGTGAAGTTCAATTCTTTGAAACTCGCAAGTCAAACGGTGCCTTTATAAACACTCCTACAGGTGATACAGATGCGTTGCTCTACACCATTATGTTGAGTTTTGTTTTCTAA
- a CDS encoding anaerobic sulfatase maturase — translation MHITQGPQYNGKASKRLHVMAKPIGAACNIDCKYCYYLSKQDLLEYKKGSSPRMDDETLETYIRQYIEGQNTPEIIFSWQGGEPTMLGLAYFERVVELQKKYQPEGVLISNDLQTNGTLLNDDWGRFLAKNNFLIGLSIDGPEMLHNAYRTNRAGRGTFKQVMAAVELLHKHQVKFATLTCVNNLTSQNALEVYRFLRDVVKSPQMQFIPIVEQKTFRTVAPQTSQVSEQLKQGDKRLIPGHKDSIMESWCVSDLAWGNFLITVFDEWAKHDIGKVFVQYFEASLETWIGRPNPLCTLNEMCGKGLAMEPNGDVFSCDHYVYPEYRIGNIHHEKLDDLAYSAPQQKFGFAKSRTLTSQCQQCDYKFACHGECPKNRFIKTRAGEPGLNYLCAGWHKFFSHIDKSMAYIARAMGHPVAHGKFSDSVLMAHRAKQAQQATFETKF, via the coding sequence ATGCATATTACTCAAGGTCCGCAATATAATGGTAAAGCGTCTAAACGCTTGCATGTTATGGCGAAGCCGATTGGCGCAGCGTGTAATATCGACTGTAAATATTGTTATTACCTAAGTAAGCAAGATTTGTTGGAGTACAAGAAAGGCAGTTCTCCAAGAATGGATGACGAGACGTTAGAGACTTACATCCGACAATATATCGAAGGTCAAAATACCCCTGAAATCATCTTCTCGTGGCAGGGCGGTGAACCTACCATGCTAGGTTTGGCTTATTTCGAAAGAGTGGTTGAGCTGCAGAAAAAATACCAACCTGAAGGTGTGTTGATTTCAAATGACCTTCAGACTAATGGCACATTATTGAATGACGATTGGGGTCGATTCTTAGCAAAGAACAACTTCCTGATCGGTTTAAGTATTGATGGCCCTGAAATGCTGCACAACGCTTACCGTACAAATCGAGCCGGTCGTGGCACATTCAAACAAGTGATGGCTGCGGTTGAACTGCTACACAAACACCAAGTTAAATTCGCAACGCTCACTTGTGTGAATAACCTTACCAGTCAAAATGCACTAGAAGTGTATCGCTTCCTGCGTGATGTGGTGAAGTCTCCACAGATGCAGTTTATTCCTATCGTTGAACAAAAAACCTTTAGAACCGTTGCACCGCAAACTTCTCAAGTGAGTGAGCAACTTAAGCAAGGTGACAAACGTCTTATCCCAGGCCACAAAGATTCGATCATGGAATCATGGTGCGTGTCAGATTTGGCTTGGGGTAATTTTCTGATTACTGTGTTTGATGAGTGGGCGAAGCACGACATCGGTAAAGTGTTTGTTCAGTATTTTGAAGCGAGCTTAGAAACGTGGATTGGTCGCCCAAACCCGCTTTGCACTTTGAACGAGATGTGTGGCAAAGGCCTTGCGATGGAGCCAAACGGCGACGTGTTCTCGTGTGACCACTATGTCTACCCAGAATATAGAATCGGAAATATCCACCACGAGAAGCTTGATGATCTCGCGTACAGCGCACCACAACAGAAATTTGGTTTCGCGAAATCACGCACATTGACGAGCCAATGTCAGCAGTGTGACTACAAGTTTGCTTGTCATGGAGAGTGTCCTAAAAACCGCTTTATCAAAACTCGTGCTGGTGAGCCGGGTTTGAACTACCTATGTGCAGGTTGGCACAAGTTCTTTTCTCATATAGATAAGTCGATGGCCTATATCGCTCGTGCAATGGGGCACCCAGTGGCTCATGGCAAATTCAGCGACTCGGTATTGATGGCGCATCGAGCAAAACAGGCGCAACAAGCCACGTTCGAGACCAAGTTTTAA
- a CDS encoding SUMF1/EgtB/PvdO family nonheme iron enzyme, with translation MKFFNYKHLAAVSSVTMTILLSGCVSVPTHPIAKKIDQEMVLVEGGTFTMGSNSPEASKAERPARDVTVDSFYIAKFEVTQELFESVMGSSLSYFQNPQVPVNNLSWQQANYFVEQLNELTGEEYRLPTEAEWEFAAKGGNDSKGYTYSGSNDLDDVAWYSANSKNSAHPVGLKKPNELGLYDMTGNVGEFVIDAFDDTFYRFGPTDNPNNAKHSDVGLSHKSVRGGSFAYDENESESYRRDFASQSITMSDMGLRLVKDTN, from the coding sequence ATGAAGTTTTTCAATTACAAACATTTAGCGGCGGTTAGCAGCGTCACCATGACTATTCTTCTAAGCGGCTGTGTCAGCGTGCCTACACATCCTATCGCCAAAAAAATTGACCAAGAGATGGTGTTGGTTGAAGGCGGAACATTCACCATGGGTTCAAACAGCCCAGAAGCGAGCAAGGCAGAACGACCAGCCCGCGATGTAACTGTAGATAGTTTCTACATCGCGAAGTTTGAGGTGACTCAAGAATTGTTCGAATCGGTGATGGGTTCATCTCTCAGTTATTTCCAAAATCCACAGGTTCCGGTTAATAACCTTAGCTGGCAACAAGCGAACTATTTCGTTGAGCAATTGAATGAATTAACCGGCGAAGAATACCGCCTGCCAACGGAAGCTGAATGGGAGTTTGCTGCGAAAGGTGGCAATGACAGTAAAGGCTATACTTACAGTGGTTCCAACGACTTAGATGATGTCGCGTGGTACTCAGCAAATTCAAAAAATAGCGCACATCCTGTCGGGCTAAAAAAACCAAATGAACTAGGCTTATACGACATGACAGGAAACGTTGGTGAATTTGTCATTGATGCTTTTGATGACACCTTCTATAGATTCGGTCCAACAGACAATCCAAACAATGCAAAACACAGTGACGTTGGTTTATCACACAAGTCCGTTCGTGGTGGCAGCTTTGCCTATGATGAAAATGAATCGGAAAGTTACCGTCGCGACTTCGCAAGCCAATCGATCACTATGTCAGACATGGGCCTGCGCTTAGTTAAAGATACGAACTAG
- a CDS encoding alkaline phosphatase family protein, with translation MQYTKLSGLTLALLCAFPASAADKPDLVLQITVDGLRADLIERYKHNFGEGGFRYLMDDGTYYTNANYQHGNTETIVGHASLATGAPPSVHGMVGNVWYDRSEERLVYNVEDSNYKMLTSGAGVDKATEIDPTQKTAQGDGRSPEPILSTTFGDELTISNSGKSKVFGVSVKDRGAISLAGHSGKAFWFSKAQSEFVTSNYYYDEYPAWVSRWNEKAIAAEYSKQKWELSLPREKYTLQEHDTEHKVKLGNFQRTFPHPYGPASYKYYSTTLTVSPAGDEITENFASTLLMQEKLGQGDVTDYLSVSFSSNDYVVHLYGPESLETEDNLIRLDKTIAKLLKTVDNQVGLNNTLIVLSADHGVPESSPAANALGLNQAQYFNKDTLLSSGVEKRLKDQFGLSKDAIRLYAQPYIYLNHDLIAEKKLDLAKVQEAIADEIAKVKGVAFAVSSSDIAANRVPDTHVMQLIKNNFHPARSGDVYVVFAPRSYINDMEGLQIASTHGSPWKYDTHVPVIFAGYDVEAQKVSRAITPYDIAPTLSNKLGITQPSGSIGEVLQEITE, from the coding sequence ATGCAATACACCAAGCTTTCAGGACTAACACTCGCGTTACTCTGTGCCTTCCCTGCGTCGGCTGCGGACAAGCCAGATTTAGTCCTCCAAATCACGGTCGATGGCCTGCGTGCAGACCTTATCGAACGATATAAGCACAACTTCGGTGAAGGCGGATTTCGGTACTTAATGGATGATGGTACTTACTACACCAACGCGAATTACCAACATGGCAACACGGAGACAATTGTGGGCCATGCCTCTCTTGCAACAGGCGCTCCACCGAGCGTACACGGCATGGTAGGTAATGTTTGGTATGACCGTAGTGAAGAGCGTTTGGTGTACAACGTAGAAGACAGTAACTACAAAATGCTGACCTCTGGTGCAGGTGTAGATAAAGCAACAGAGATCGACCCAACACAGAAGACAGCACAAGGTGACGGTCGTTCTCCTGAGCCAATACTCTCTACTACGTTTGGTGATGAGCTGACGATCTCCAATAGTGGCAAATCAAAAGTGTTCGGTGTGTCTGTGAAAGACCGCGGTGCAATCTCATTGGCGGGACACAGTGGTAAAGCGTTTTGGTTCTCGAAAGCTCAGTCTGAGTTTGTCACCAGCAACTATTACTACGACGAATACCCAGCTTGGGTGTCTCGTTGGAACGAGAAAGCGATTGCTGCAGAGTACTCGAAACAGAAGTGGGAGCTCTCATTACCACGTGAGAAGTACACGCTGCAAGAGCACGATACCGAACACAAAGTGAAACTCGGTAATTTCCAACGCACCTTCCCTCACCCATACGGCCCTGCAAGCTACAAATACTACAGCACAACATTAACCGTCAGCCCAGCTGGCGATGAGATTACAGAGAACTTTGCAAGCACGCTGTTGATGCAAGAGAAGTTAGGCCAAGGTGACGTGACCGATTACCTATCAGTAAGTTTCTCATCAAATGACTACGTGGTGCACTTATACGGTCCTGAAAGCCTAGAGACAGAAGACAACCTAATTCGACTCGATAAGACGATCGCCAAGCTTCTTAAAACCGTTGATAACCAAGTCGGGCTGAATAATACATTAATTGTGTTGTCTGCCGATCATGGTGTACCTGAATCTTCACCTGCGGCAAATGCGCTTGGCTTAAATCAAGCTCAATACTTCAATAAAGACACACTGCTCTCGAGTGGCGTAGAGAAAAGATTGAAGGATCAATTTGGTTTATCCAAAGACGCAATTCGCTTGTACGCACAGCCTTACATTTATCTGAATCACGATTTAATCGCAGAGAAGAAACTTGACCTGGCTAAAGTGCAGGAAGCGATCGCCGATGAAATAGCGAAAGTGAAGGGTGTAGCGTTTGCAGTATCAAGCAGCGATATTGCAGCTAACCGAGTACCTGATACTCATGTAATGCAGCTCATTAAAAACAACTTCCACCCAGCTCGTTCTGGCGACGTGTATGTGGTATTTGCGCCGCGTAGCTACATTAACGACATGGAAGGCCTTCAAATTGCCTCTACACATGGCTCTCCATGGAAGTACGATACGCATGTCCCTGTCATCTTCGCAGGCTACGACGTTGAAGCTCAGAAGGTCTCGCGAGCAATCACGCCATACGACATTGCGCCAACACTTTCTAACAAACTGGGTATAACCCAACCAAGTGGATCAATTGGAGAAGTTCTGCAAGAAATTACCGAATAA
- a CDS encoding LysR family transcriptional regulator, with the protein MKSTELNLIPIFVAIYEEQNLSRAANRMDISQPAVSKALARLRDIYDEPLFHRTTSGVEPTTFAIDIYPAMAAALKNFTSTLSASRDFDPKTSGRVFSIACVSAASYEMMPRVMQLISQIAPGIALEVHPLFTEDYESDLRLQRHDVIVDMTPKGRTMLKHEVISKEELVVVCRKDHPTIGDTIDMEQFLSVEHVVVSRWHARKSLLSSEHYSDLEKRRIVYRAAGVVEMLPVIEGSDYIGVMPMSSVRCFSGKYAVKTLPLPFELEDLDMCMIWHPSRTNEPSHKWLRAKIKAAAKDISG; encoded by the coding sequence ATGAAAAGTACCGAGCTAAATCTAATTCCTATATTTGTCGCTATTTATGAAGAGCAGAACTTATCAAGAGCTGCTAATCGCATGGATATAAGCCAACCGGCTGTGAGTAAAGCGCTTGCAAGGTTGAGAGATATCTATGATGAGCCACTGTTTCACCGAACCACTTCTGGCGTAGAACCAACCACATTCGCTATTGATATTTACCCAGCAATGGCTGCCGCGCTTAAGAATTTTACGTCTACCTTATCGGCTTCAAGAGACTTCGATCCTAAAACCTCCGGTCGCGTTTTTTCAATTGCTTGTGTTTCAGCGGCTAGCTACGAAATGATGCCAAGAGTTATGCAGTTAATCAGCCAAATTGCACCTGGTATCGCACTAGAGGTTCATCCTTTATTTACGGAAGACTACGAGTCTGATTTAAGGCTCCAAAGACACGATGTTATTGTCGATATGACACCAAAAGGAAGAACCATGCTTAAGCATGAGGTGATCTCTAAAGAGGAACTGGTGGTGGTGTGCCGTAAAGACCATCCTACAATTGGTGATACGATCGATATGGAGCAGTTCCTATCAGTTGAGCATGTAGTTGTATCTCGTTGGCATGCACGTAAAAGCTTATTGAGTTCTGAACACTACAGTGACCTTGAAAAACGAAGAATAGTCTATCGAGCTGCGGGTGTTGTTGAGATGCTACCAGTTATTGAGGGCTCTGATTACATCGGTGTAATGCCTATGTCATCGGTGCGTTGTTTCTCTGGAAAGTACGCGGTTAAAACACTGCCTTTACCATTTGAATTGGAAGATCTCGATATGTGCATGATTTGGCACCCGAGCCGCACTAATGAACCTAGCCACAAGTGGTTGCGCGCTAAGATCAAAGCGGCAGCAAAAGACATATCAGGTTAA
- a CDS encoding BatD family protein has translation MSRYDLALEAVQAKVGRSESFKLTKTLLVSMVLLLSAAFSTLASATDIYELQKSGDVELIAWVGEKPKSGDKIMPTKVSVNEQVILNIEVATPRWLTGGTRIGSIEIPNVIAKQRNQLATNYTEGVGGTTWSRQRWEVTLYPMTSGKFVIPTLPVRVQVSAPDGSNVGGTLYTQPIKFEASLPSGLLDNESPWFSATGVDIEQQWQRSSENLKVGDAITRTVTIKAKDSLSVLLPNVLNNESTQQYQAYPQPNRLDDTQERGDYRSSRVEETVYVIQQGGEFTLPDFSFQWWNSKNQRIESVVIKGEVFEAKHTLQSFIKAYMSVFITVGLALLVCIALVVAVKRYYTNRPTPSWLVLRRLLKQGNWAELRTFIYRQLRNETSQLELDKAQLGKLNGQKRWLEDSEALQQGREDKNVFTRLWKGLRNLSDDKSNQSKSRSIAARLKIPKALPDLKDRTK, from the coding sequence ATGAGTCGATATGATTTAGCTCTTGAAGCCGTTCAAGCAAAGGTAGGGCGCTCAGAGTCCTTTAAACTAACCAAGACCTTGCTTGTATCGATGGTTCTGCTGCTTAGCGCCGCTTTTTCTACACTTGCTTCTGCTACTGATATCTACGAGCTACAAAAAAGTGGTGATGTTGAATTGATCGCTTGGGTTGGAGAAAAACCCAAGTCAGGCGACAAGATCATGCCTACCAAAGTTAGCGTAAATGAGCAGGTCATTCTGAACATTGAGGTGGCGACACCGCGTTGGTTAACAGGTGGCACTCGAATCGGCAGCATCGAAATCCCTAATGTGATTGCTAAGCAGCGTAACCAACTTGCGACTAACTACACTGAAGGAGTCGGTGGGACAACATGGTCGCGTCAACGTTGGGAAGTTACGCTCTATCCGATGACATCAGGTAAATTCGTGATTCCTACGCTGCCTGTTCGCGTCCAAGTTTCTGCTCCTGATGGTTCAAACGTTGGTGGCACGCTTTACACGCAGCCAATTAAGTTTGAAGCTTCGTTGCCTTCAGGTTTACTCGATAATGAATCGCCTTGGTTTTCTGCGACAGGCGTAGATATAGAGCAACAATGGCAACGTTCGAGTGAAAACTTAAAAGTAGGTGATGCCATTACTCGAACGGTGACTATCAAGGCCAAAGACAGCTTGTCTGTATTACTGCCGAATGTGTTAAACAATGAATCGACTCAGCAGTACCAAGCTTATCCTCAACCTAATCGTTTGGATGATACTCAAGAACGTGGTGATTATCGCTCAAGCCGAGTTGAAGAGACGGTATATGTGATTCAACAAGGTGGTGAATTTACCTTGCCAGACTTCTCATTCCAGTGGTGGAACAGCAAGAATCAACGTATTGAAAGTGTAGTGATAAAAGGTGAGGTGTTTGAAGCAAAACACACGCTCCAATCCTTCATCAAGGCTTACATGTCAGTGTTTATTACTGTTGGTTTGGCTCTGTTAGTCTGCATTGCGTTAGTTGTTGCTGTTAAACGTTATTACACAAACCGTCCAACACCGAGTTGGCTGGTATTACGTCGTTTACTTAAGCAAGGTAATTGGGCTGAATTAAGAACCTTTATTTATCGTCAATTAAGAAACGAAACCTCTCAGCTAGAACTGGATAAAGCGCAACTTGGTAAATTGAATGGACAAAAGCGTTGGCTAGAGGATAGCGAAGCCCTTCAACAAGGACGTGAAGACAAAAACGTATTTACTCGTTTATGGAAAGGCTTACGTAACTTATCCGACGACAAATCAAACCAGAGCAAATCCCGTTCAATTGCCGCTCGCTTGAAAATCCCGAAAGCCTTGCCAGACTTAAAAGATAGAACTAAGTAG